From Denitrovibrio acetiphilus DSM 12809, the proteins below share one genomic window:
- a CDS encoding M16 family metallopeptidase codes for MITKNLKILILALLVAFTASCEKNNAQTAKYTSEPLPVRQDIVQGELDNGLKYYIMPNSYPDNTVELRLNVRTGSLNETDAESGLAHFVEHMAFNGTKHFPGNGVIDFMEEAGLTFGKHSNAYTSTNVTNYQLTIPLEKEGLFDKSFLILRDWADGLLFNPEEIEKEKGVIVEEWRMRNDYKTRLRNMRRDILLAGSKFPDRKPIGDMDVVKGATRELLKGYYDKWYTAENMSVIVVGDIDPVKAEELIKKGFSDMEKKSTPEAASQDVPLSDRFRFEVITDEEAPSLSFSINHLKKTKPLETYDDYKTHILEQGVTFMFNQRMSRKKLSGDTDLFAFRAGVGRIADTTKDYIFSSMLDEENYIQDMDEFFMEIERMKRFGFTVDEMKEFEKVMHQQLERYSREDKVFESANQARMIINFDTSGGDLMTPAQELAVFDKVTSEVNITSFNRKFQEMLDTKDRVVIVSVPEKLEGELNLDLQSVKDSMEAAAKADLKEMTSVSGKNSLMEEIPEPAKITAQQKIDLLEADMVKLENGATLYIHKSDLKKHEFEIMAIRPGGYSVLDDEEYMAASSLGSVINTSGFAGLDRNSISRILAGHKVSVDTKTTENYETFSGGGDSEDLELAFQLLNRYLTSFEVTDQSYSVAQESLKKRIDSDARNKFSVYMRSILTDLYNENYRRSYLEKGDLDKLDKDFFAGLYNKLYGDIDGYVFVISGDVDPAETAELFARYIGSIKPSGNIAERTQYKDRNVRFAAKSGNFIGQGDVEPKTTVIMRFENDVPDKEEYTVADTFASLVFKKQLRKEVREKLGGVYSITGFFRKDNFKEQYARGMVRFTCDPERTNELIAAVNQIINALPENGVSEADLTEAKEQFKLSIEDSKKRNSFWLKNIAYHVLFDQPVQSTEEYVKYIDSITVDDVNSFIRDFMKGNSEFVVRFEPEAK; via the coding sequence ATGATAACTAAGAATCTGAAAATACTGATACTCGCCTTGCTGGTCGCTTTTACAGCTTCATGTGAGAAAAATAACGCTCAGACAGCAAAATACACGTCTGAGCCTCTGCCGGTAAGACAGGACATAGTGCAGGGGGAGCTGGATAACGGGCTTAAATATTACATTATGCCTAACAGTTATCCGGACAACACAGTGGAACTCAGACTTAATGTCCGCACAGGTTCCCTTAACGAAACAGATGCCGAAAGCGGGCTTGCGCATTTTGTTGAGCACATGGCTTTTAACGGGACTAAGCATTTCCCCGGTAACGGCGTGATAGATTTTATGGAAGAAGCCGGACTTACTTTCGGTAAGCACAGCAATGCATATACATCTACTAATGTTACAAACTATCAGCTCACAATACCCCTCGAGAAGGAAGGGCTTTTTGATAAAAGTTTTCTGATTCTGCGGGACTGGGCGGACGGGCTTTTGTTCAACCCTGAAGAGATTGAAAAAGAGAAGGGAGTTATTGTCGAAGAGTGGCGTATGCGGAACGACTATAAAACAAGGCTCCGCAATATGCGCAGGGACATCCTGCTTGCCGGGTCAAAATTCCCCGACAGAAAACCTATCGGCGACATGGATGTTGTGAAAGGCGCCACAAGGGAACTCTTAAAAGGTTATTATGACAAATGGTATACCGCTGAGAATATGTCTGTGATCGTTGTGGGAGATATTGACCCTGTTAAAGCGGAAGAGCTTATTAAAAAAGGCTTTTCAGATATGGAAAAGAAAAGTACGCCGGAGGCAGCATCACAGGATGTTCCCCTTTCTGATAGATTTCGTTTTGAGGTGATAACTGACGAAGAGGCTCCGAGTCTTTCGTTTTCCATAAATCATCTGAAAAAGACAAAACCTCTTGAAACTTATGATGACTATAAAACACATATACTTGAACAGGGTGTCACATTCATGTTCAATCAGCGTATGTCCAGAAAAAAACTTTCAGGAGATACCGACTTGTTTGCTTTTCGTGCCGGAGTGGGCAGAATAGCTGACACAACAAAGGATTATATCTTTTCATCTATGCTGGATGAGGAAAACTACATACAGGATATGGATGAGTTTTTCATGGAGATTGAGCGTATGAAAAGATTCGGCTTTACTGTGGACGAGATGAAGGAATTTGAAAAAGTGATGCATCAGCAGCTTGAAAGGTACTCCAGAGAAGACAAGGTCTTTGAGTCTGCTAATCAGGCGAGAATGATTATAAACTTCGATACCTCCGGAGGAGACCTCATGACTCCTGCACAGGAGCTCGCAGTTTTCGACAAGGTAACATCGGAAGTCAACATAACCAGCTTTAACAGGAAGTTCCAGGAGATGCTGGACACCAAAGACCGCGTTGTAATAGTCTCTGTTCCTGAAAAACTTGAAGGTGAGCTGAACCTGGATCTTCAGTCTGTGAAAGACTCTATGGAGGCAGCAGCGAAGGCTGATCTTAAGGAGATGACATCTGTTTCAGGAAAAAACAGCCTTATGGAAGAAATTCCTGAGCCGGCGAAGATAACTGCACAGCAGAAGATAGACCTGCTAGAAGCTGATATGGTTAAGCTTGAAAACGGAGCAACACTTTATATTCATAAATCAGACCTTAAAAAACACGAGTTCGAGATCATGGCGATTAGACCAGGCGGCTATTCTGTTCTGGACGATGAAGAATATATGGCGGCGTCATCACTCGGTTCTGTGATAAACACTAGCGGCTTTGCCGGGCTGGACAGAAACAGTATCAGCAGAATTCTTGCGGGTCATAAAGTCTCTGTGGATACAAAAACAACTGAGAATTATGAAACATTTTCAGGCGGAGGAGACAGTGAGGATCTGGAGCTTGCTTTTCAGCTTCTGAACAGATATCTCACATCTTTCGAGGTTACTGACCAGTCTTATTCTGTCGCACAGGAATCACTGAAAAAACGTATCGACAGTGACGCCAGAAATAAATTTTCAGTATATATGAGAAGCATTCTGACTGATCTTTACAACGAAAACTATCGGAGATCATATCTGGAGAAAGGCGATTTAGACAAGCTCGACAAAGATTTTTTTGCTGGCTTGTATAACAAACTCTACGGAGACATTGACGGGTATGTTTTTGTAATATCAGGTGATGTGGATCCTGCTGAGACAGCAGAACTTTTTGCAAGATACATCGGCAGCATAAAGCCGTCCGGTAACATTGCAGAGAGGACACAGTACAAAGACAGGAATGTACGCTTCGCTGCGAAATCAGGGAACTTCATAGGACAGGGTGATGTTGAGCCTAAAACCACAGTGATAATGAGGTTTGAAAACGATGTGCCTGATAAAGAGGAATATACTGTCGCAGATACTTTCGCTTCTCTTGTTTTTAAAAAGCAGCTCCGCAAAGAGGTTCGTGAGAAACTCGGCGGTGTTTACAGCATTACAGGCTTTTTCAGAAAAGATAATTTTAAAGAGCAGTATGCAAGAGGTATGGTACGTTTCACCTGTGACCCTGAAAGGACAAACGAACTTATTGCTGCTGTAAATCAGATTATAAATGCACTGCCCGAAAATGGCGTGAGCGAAGCTGATCTGACAGAGGCGAAAGAGCAGTTTAAGCTTTCCATCGAAGATTCGAAGAAGAGGAACAGCTTCTGGCTTAAAAACATAGCCTATCATGTACTTTTCGATCAGCCGGTTCAGTCCACCGAAGAGTATGTTAAATACATAGACAGCATAACTGTTGATGACGTTAACAGCTTTATAAGAGATTTTATGAAAGGGAACAGTGAATTTGTTGTTCGGTTTGAGCCGGAGGCAAAATGA